The Gordonia terrae genome contains the following window.
AGACACACCACTACCCTCGGCTCGTGGACATCAGCCAGGAGGGCCTGCGCACGCTGGCCGCGGTGCTCCGCGAGGGCACGTTCGACGCGGCCGCCACCGCCCTGCACATCACCCCGTCGGCGGTGAGCCAGCGGATCAAGGCGCTCGAGTCCGCCGTCGGCCGGGTCCTGCTCCGGCGGACCAAGCCGGCAACGGCCACACCGGACGGCGAGGTCCTGGTCCGACTCGCCAAGCAGTGGGAACTGCTGCTCGCCGAGACGCGGGCCGAGTTCGTCGGCGCCCCTGACGACGACCTGCCGCTGGTCGACCGCCCACGCATCCACCTGCCCATCGCCACCAACGCCGACTCGCTCGCCACCTGGCTGCTGCCGGTCCTGGCGCGTTTCCACCGCGAGCACGCGGTGGCGCTCGAGGTCTTCCGCGACGACGAGACCCGCAGCAGCACCCTGCTCCGCACCGGCGATGTACTCGCTGCCGTGACCTCGGAACCCCTTGCGATCCGTGGGTGCGCACTGCAGTCTCTCGGCACGATGCGCTACCTGCCGGTGGCCACTCCGGAGTTCATCGACCTCTGGCTGCCCGACGGACCCGACGCCGACGCGCTGGCCCGCGCCCCGATGGTCCAGTTCGACCGCAATGACCACATCCAGCGGAACATCTCGGCGGCCCTCGCCGGCCGGCCCGTCGACCCGCCCGCGGTCTACATCCCGGCGTCGACCGAGTACCACCGGGCCGTCACCCTCGGGATCGGATGGGGCGCGGTCCCGGTCGTCCAGATCGCCGACGCCCTCGACAGCGGCCGTGTCCGCCTCATCGCCGACCACCACATCGACGTCCCGCTGTACTGGCAGTACTGGAAGCTGAGCTCCCCGCTGCTGCAAGCACTGACGGCGAGTGTCGTCGAGGGCGCGGCGAGCGTCCTCTAGGTCGGTCCGGTGCCGATGCTCGTTTGACACCTCGGCCGTCTGACCCTTGACTGTAAACGGACCGCGGTACGATTTCGCCGCATCCGACGACGAGAGGACCCCCGATGACACGACGACGGACTTCCGGCAAGGCGCTCGATGCCGGGTTGCTGACCCTACGCGTGGCGGTCGGTGCCACGCTGTTCGCCCATGGCGCCCAGAAACTGACTGGATGGTTCGGCGGACCGGGCCTCGAGCAGACCGCAGCCGGGATGCAGCAGATGGGCTTCACGCCCGCGAAGCTGTCCGCCGTCACCGCCGGCGTCAGCGAGGCTGCCGGTGGGCTGATCGCCGTCGGCGCCGGCACGCGCGTCGCGTCGGCCGCCGGTGCGGCGGCCATGCTGGCCGCGTCCGACGTCCACCGTCCCAATGGCTTTTTCGCGCAGAACGGCGGACTCGAACTCCCCGCGGTGCTCGGAGTCGCATCAGCCGCGCTGACGCTGACCGGCCCCGGCCGCTATTCGATCGACGAAGCGATCGGACACCGCTACGACCACGAGCGATACGGTGTCGCGGCACTCGCTGCGGCGCTGGTGACCGCCGCCGTCGTACTCCGGCGCAGGCGCCCGGCGACGCAGGCAGCGGGCGACACGGCGCAGGCGTAGTCAGAGACCTATAGGTCACACCGGCACACTCCACTACGAGTGTGCCGGTGTGACCAGCTTCGGATGCGCATCGTCGACGAGCGGGTTCTCGATCTCGTCGCGCCACATGCGGGCCGCAACGTAGAACGCCCACGCGATCGGGACCGGGAGCAACCCGGCCAGCACGAATGTCGCGGTCAGGCCGATCGCCGACGACACCGGCGCGGCGATCGCCATCGACACCGGCATCAGCGCGACCGACACGAAGAAGTCGAGACTGGCGATGCGGCCCAACAGCGCCGGCGGCACCCGACGCTGTAACAGCGTCCCCCACAGCACCATCGGGCCGTCGAACAGGATGCCCATGGTCACACCGGCGGCGATGAACATCCACGTCGAATCGGCGAGACCCATCAGAACGAGCGGGAGGCTGGAGAACGCCCAGAGCGAGAACATGACGGTCAGGTACCGCCGCGGCATCGGGATCGAGGCGAAGACGAGTGACGCCGCGGCCGCGCCGAGCCCGAATCCGGCGAGTACCCAGGCGTGCTGGGTGGCGCCGCCGTCGACGCGTTCACGCAAGGCGAACGGGACGAGCACCTCGATCGGACCGAGCGTCGCCAGCACCAGAACACATGCGAAGAGCAGCGTGCCCCACAGCCACGGTGTCCGGGCCATGTAGACGAACCCCTCGGCCAGATCGCCGACGATCCGTCGGGCACCCGCACCTTCGATCACCTCCGGTTCGTCCTCGGCCGTCTCGCCGAAGCGGCGCGCGGCGACCGGAGCCATCGCCAGATAGCAGACACTCGACAGGATCGCGGCGACCGCCGCCATCAGCACCGCGGGTCCCGGCGCCCACGCGCCGATGACCGCGCCGGCGACCATGGGCCCGACCGCCTGGAAGACGACCGGGCGGAAGAAGCCCTCGATTCCGTTGGCGGCCTGCAGCTCCGCCGGCGCCACGATCCCGGGGAGCAGCGCCGAATAGGCGGGGTAATACATCCCGGTGGTGATGCCGCCCAGCAGCGAGGCCAGCACCACGTGCCAGAGCTGCAGCACGCCCGCAATCGACGCCAGCCCGATCGCGCCGAACGCGACCATCTTCGCGACCTCGAGTCCGATCATGATGTGGCGCTGCGAGATCCGATCGGCGAGCACCCCACCGGCCAGTGTGGAGAACAGCATTCCCACCGCGGCCACGCCGGTGGCCAGAGACACCTGACCCGGCCCACCCCCGAGCGCGATCACCTGCCAGATCACCGCGATCGTCCACACGCCGTCGGCGAACATGGCGAGGATCAGTCCGGACGCGAGCAACCGATACTGCCGGCGCGCGAACGGCAGCAGCGCGCGGGGCAGACGGGAGTCAGCGGCGGATTTCACCCTTCGAGCTTGCCCGAACCCGGCGTCGAGACGCCACCGATTTCTCCGGCGCCGGAGCTCAGCTCGCCTTGCGCGACGACTTCTTGGCGGGCGCCTTCTTGGCAGTCGACTTGGTTGCCGTTTTCTTGGCCGCCGCCTTCTTCACCGGCGCCTTCTTGGCAGCGGCTTTCTTGGCCGGTGCCTTCTTCGCCGTTGTCTTCTCGGCCGGCTTGTCCTCGGAGTCCGGCTCCCCGCGGTCCTTCACCGACGCCCGCAGCGCGGCGAGGAGATCGGCGACGTCGGAGTCCTCGGTGTCGTTGTCTTCGTCGTCGGTCTCGGGGAACGCCTCGCCGCCCTCGGACTTCGCCTCGATGAGCTTGGTCAGCTCGTTCTGATAGGTGTCCTCGAATTCCGACGGGTCGTAGTCCGAGGCCATCGACTCGATCAGAGACGCTGCCATCTGCAGTTCCTGGTCGCGGATCTCGGTGTCGTCGTCCAGAAACCCGAAGTCGGGTTTGCGGACCTCGTCGGGCCACAGCAGCGTCTGCAACGTCATCACACCGTCGACCACCCGCAGCGCGGCCACGCGTGTCCGGTTGCGCAGGGTGAACGAGGCGATGGCGAGCCGATCCGTCTCCTCCAGCGCCTTGGCCAGCAGGACGTACGCCTTCGGCGACTTCGACGACGGCTCGAGGTAGTAGGGCTTGTCGAAGTAGATCGGGTCGACCTGCTCGGCGGGTACGAACTCCAGGATCGAGATCTCCGGGCTCTTCTGCACCGGCAGCGTGGCGAGGTCGTCCTTGGTCAGGATCACCGTCTCGCCGGATTCGGATTCGTAGGCGTTGGCGATGTCGCCGTAGTCGACCTCGGTGTCGGTGCCCTCGCGCACACGGCGGTACCGGATGCGGGTGCCGTCCGACGAATCGACCTGGTAGGACTTGCGGTCGTGACTCTCGGTCGCGGAATAGACCTTGACCGGCACGTTGACCAGGCCAAAGCTGAGGTCGCCCTTCCAGATCGAGCGCATGGGGCCATTCTGCCAGGGATTGGGGTCAGATGGCTGCAGCACACTGCGATCGACGCCTTCGATGCCGGATGAGCAGCGAACTCAGGGGTGTAAGCTCGAATGTGCATCGGACCTCATATCTGGTGGGCTTCTGCCAGCGCCCCGGTGCCGAATGGCCTCCCTGATATCGGCGGCCAGGCAGGGCGGTCGCCCGATGATCAACAGCTCGCGAATTCTGGACACTGCGCCCCGGAGCCGTCTGTTCGGCCACACCCGGGACTATCACCGGGCGCGCCCGGGACATTCTTCTCAACCGGACATAGTCGTCGCCGGTATCCAGGAGGAGGATTCACGGCAGGTGGTCGGTGACACACTGGCCGAATGGGATGTGTGGTTCGCCCGCGCCACCGCTCCGACCCTCGGACGCCCCGTCGGGGATGTGTTCGCCCGACGCGCCGTGAGGCGGGCTCGCCACTCGCGGACGACAACTGTCGATGACGACTCCCACCCGGTCATCCTTCTGGCGACTGACGTCCCCAAGTCGTTCGCCGAACAGATCTGGCAGCACGTGATCCTGGCGGCCGAACGCGGCGGGACTCTCTCGGACGTACTGATGGAAGCAGACACCGCACGTCGATGACGACACGGGCCGGACACCAATCCCAGGAAAGACTTCATGACTCCAGACGCCTCCCCCTCGTTGCGAATACAGTTCAAACCCGCCGACTCAGCCCGCGGCTCGGTCGACGGCGCGTGGTGGCCGCACACTCGAGACCTCGCCCGCGAGACACGCGCGATCGCTCCGAACATCGATGAACACCTGAACCGGTTCGAGCGCGTCGGCTACGCCGTGCGCGACTGGGACACCTCCGACACCACCCGAATCGAGATCGACGGACAACGGATCAGCCTGGAAGGGTTCACGGTCTGGACGCCGGCAACCGTCAGATTCACCGGTGCGTCGAGCACGCTCACGCTCGCCGTGATCCCGCCCGACACCGATCCGAGGACCGCCCGCGAGATCATGACGCGAGCCACACACAGGCACAGCACCGGAAGTGCCTCGGCGCTCCTCGGTCAGCCGAGATAGTCGGCGCCGGCCGGCCCGACGAGCGGCGCGACTGCTGATTCCGGCGGCGTGCGACCCCTCCGATCGACTTGTGGACAATGGACGGCATGGCAGGCGGCGAGTCTCTGGAGGTCGACGGCCGCCGGATCTCGATCACCAATCTCTCGAAGGTGCTCTATCCGGCGTCGGGAACCCGCAAGTTCGAGGTCATCGACTACTACTCGCGTATCGCCGACGTCCTGCTCCCCCACATCCGCAATCGCCTCATCACCCGCAAACGGTGGCCCAGCGGCGTCGAATCGACGCCGTTCTTCGAGAAGAATGTCCCCGACAGCGCACCGGACTGGATTCGACGCCACGGCATCCAGCACAGCGAGCGGGTCATCTCCTATGCGATGGCCGACGATCGCGCCACGCTGGTCTGGCTCGCCCAGATGGCGGTGCTCGAGATCCACACACCGCAGTGGCGGCTACCCATGGGGCCCGACGGCGCGCCCATGGCCAACCGCATCGTCTTCGACCTCGATCCCGGTCCACGGGTGCCGCTGCACCGGACCGCAGAGGTGGCGTGCGAGATCCGCAACTGGCTCGGCGGGACGACGACGTACCCGGTGACCAGCGGCGGCAAGGGCATCCACCTCTATGCGCGGCTCCCGAAGCCCGTGACGTCGGATGCGGCGCGCAAGGTGGCTCAGGAGGTCGCCAACGAGTTCGCCCGTCAGCACAGCGATTTCATCACCGCCAAGATGTCCAAATCGCTGCGCGACGACAAGGTCTTCATCGACTGGAGCCAGAACACCGCCGCCAAGACCACTCTCGCGCCATACTCGATGCGCGGACGCGAGCAGCCGTGGGTGGCCGCGCCGCGCACCTGGGAGGAGATCGAGGACCCCGGACTCTCCCAACTGCTCTACACCGAGGTGCTGGACCGCGTCGAGGAGTTCGGCGATCTTCTCGACGGTCTCGACGACCCCTACGACGACGAGCCGGCGGCCACCGTCGAGCAGGCGCAGTCGGCCGGCCAGGTCATCAATCTGAAGGAATACCGTCGCAAACGCGACCAGTCGAAGACGCCCGAGCCCTTCGGTGACGAGGTGCACCGGCAGCGCATCGAAGCCGAAAGCCTCCCGGAAGTAACCGACTCCGCTGAATCGACGACGGACCGGGCGCCGATCTTCGTGATCCAGGAACATCACGCCCGGCGATTGCACTACGACTTCCGGCTCGAACACGACGGGGTCCTGGTGTCGTGGGCCGTACCCAAGAACCTGCCCACCGACCCCGATCAGAACCGGCTCGCGGTACAGACCGAGGACCATCCGATGGACTACGCCGACTTCGAAGGCGACATCCCGGCGGGCGAGTACGGCGGCGGTCACGTGTCGATCTGGGACAAGGGCACAT
Protein-coding sequences here:
- a CDS encoding DUF5994 family protein, whose translation is MTPDASPSLRIQFKPADSARGSVDGAWWPHTRDLARETRAIAPNIDEHLNRFERVGYAVRDWDTSDTTRIEIDGQRISLEGFTVWTPATVRFTGASSTLTLAVIPPDTDPRTAREIMTRATHRHSTGSASALLGQPR
- a CDS encoding MFS transporter; translation: MKSAADSRLPRALLPFARRQYRLLASGLILAMFADGVWTIAVIWQVIALGGGPGQVSLATGVAAVGMLFSTLAGGVLADRISQRHIMIGLEVAKMVAFGAIGLASIAGVLQLWHVVLASLLGGITTGMYYPAYSALLPGIVAPAELQAANGIEGFFRPVVFQAVGPMVAGAVIGAWAPGPAVLMAAVAAILSSVCYLAMAPVAARRFGETAEDEPEVIEGAGARRIVGDLAEGFVYMARTPWLWGTLLFACVLVLATLGPIEVLVPFALRERVDGGATQHAWVLAGFGLGAAAASLVFASIPMPRRYLTVMFSLWAFSSLPLVLMGLADSTWMFIAAGVTMGILFDGPMVLWGTLLQRRVPPALLGRIASLDFFVSVALMPVSMAIAAPVSSAIGLTATFVLAGLLPVPIAWAFYVAARMWRDEIENPLVDDAHPKLVTPAHS
- a CDS encoding LysR family transcriptional regulator ArgP — its product is MDISQEGLRTLAAVLREGTFDAAATALHITPSAVSQRIKALESAVGRVLLRRTKPATATPDGEVLVRLAKQWELLLAETRAEFVGAPDDDLPLVDRPRIHLPIATNADSLATWLLPVLARFHREHAVALEVFRDDETRSSTLLRTGDVLAAVTSEPLAIRGCALQSLGTMRYLPVATPEFIDLWLPDGPDADALARAPMVQFDRNDHIQRNISAALAGRPVDPPAVYIPASTEYHRAVTLGIGWGAVPVVQIADALDSGRVRLIADHHIDVPLYWQYWKLSSPLLQALTASVVEGAASVL
- a CDS encoding Ku protein gives rise to the protein MRSIWKGDLSFGLVNVPVKVYSATESHDRKSYQVDSSDGTRIRYRRVREGTDTEVDYGDIANAYESESGETVILTKDDLATLPVQKSPEISILEFVPAEQVDPIYFDKPYYLEPSSKSPKAYVLLAKALEETDRLAIASFTLRNRTRVAALRVVDGVMTLQTLLWPDEVRKPDFGFLDDDTEIRDQELQMAASLIESMASDYDPSEFEDTYQNELTKLIEAKSEGGEAFPETDDEDNDTEDSDVADLLAALRASVKDRGEPDSEDKPAEKTTAKKAPAKKAAAKKAPVKKAAAKKTATKSTAKKAPAKKSSRKAS
- a CDS encoding DoxX family protein codes for the protein MTRRRTSGKALDAGLLTLRVAVGATLFAHGAQKLTGWFGGPGLEQTAAGMQQMGFTPAKLSAVTAGVSEAAGGLIAVGAGTRVASAAGAAAMLAASDVHRPNGFFAQNGGLELPAVLGVASAALTLTGPGRYSIDEAIGHRYDHERYGVAALAAALVTAAVVLRRRRPATQAAGDTAQA
- a CDS encoding ATP-dependent DNA ligase, coding for MAGGESLEVDGRRISITNLSKVLYPASGTRKFEVIDYYSRIADVLLPHIRNRLITRKRWPSGVESTPFFEKNVPDSAPDWIRRHGIQHSERVISYAMADDRATLVWLAQMAVLEIHTPQWRLPMGPDGAPMANRIVFDLDPGPRVPLHRTAEVACEIRNWLGGTTTYPVTSGGKGIHLYARLPKPVTSDAARKVAQEVANEFARQHSDFITAKMSKSLRDDKVFIDWSQNTAAKTTLAPYSMRGREQPWVAAPRTWEEIEDPGLSQLLYTEVLDRVEEFGDLLDGLDDPYDDEPAATVEQAQSAGQVINLKEYRRKRDQSKTPEPFGDEVHRQRIEAESLPEVTDSAESTTDRAPIFVIQEHHARRLHYDFRLEHDGVLVSWAVPKNLPTDPDQNRLAVQTEDHPMDYADFEGDIPAGEYGGGHVSIWDKGTFELEKWRDKEVIVRLHGERAQGRYALIRTGEKNWLAHLMSDEPRPIVPDSLTDPRPMLATDESIDGLNGRDWAFEGKWDGYRLLIRSVGGEFRLTSRSGIDMTADFPELAGLADDLGLMDVVLDGEVVAIDSSGRTNFTLLTSRRHTDEPYSLRLHLFDILFLNGSSLLRKPWSVRRELLEELAPAFRNSAFVEVPPLLPGPGSAAVEYSREHNLEGVVAKRRNSVYQQGRRSTTWLKHKNWSDIEVVVGGFRPGRGNRSHTIGSLLIGLPEETGLRYVGRVGTGFTDAQLRSLAEELGPLEISRSPFLDKLDRPVASSAVWVLPKIVGEVRFMDWTTAGHLRHPSWRGIRRDKLPGDL